From Achromobacter spanius, a single genomic window includes:
- a CDS encoding ABC transporter ATP-binding protein, giving the protein MLETHSLTVRFGGHVAVNDVSCAYTPGTLTAIVGPNGAGKTTYFNLISGQLRASAGTVRLNGRDLTKLPAPARMHAGLGRAFQLTQLFPRLSVHENVRLALQSRQQGMGWRHIRFWRTWRDDRGLMDRADALLARTRLAARRDDPAADLPHGDQRKLEIAMLIALEPSVFMFDEPTAGMSVDDVPIVLDLIRELKADTSKTILLVEHKMDVVRELADRIVVLHNGRLMADGDPATVIASPIVQQAYLGISAPEAA; this is encoded by the coding sequence ACCCATTCGCTTACCGTGCGCTTTGGCGGTCATGTGGCGGTCAATGACGTCAGCTGCGCCTACACGCCTGGCACCTTGACCGCCATCGTCGGCCCGAACGGCGCCGGCAAGACCACGTACTTCAACCTGATCTCGGGCCAGCTTCGCGCCAGCGCCGGAACGGTCAGGTTGAACGGACGCGACCTGACCAAGCTGCCGGCGCCGGCCCGCATGCACGCGGGACTGGGGCGCGCGTTCCAGCTCACGCAGCTGTTCCCGCGGCTGAGCGTTCACGAGAACGTGCGGCTTGCCCTGCAGTCGCGGCAGCAGGGCATGGGGTGGCGCCACATCCGGTTCTGGCGCACGTGGCGCGACGACCGCGGCCTCATGGACCGCGCCGACGCGCTGCTCGCGCGCACGCGGCTGGCGGCGCGCCGTGACGACCCTGCCGCCGATCTGCCGCATGGCGACCAGCGCAAGCTGGAGATCGCCATGCTCATCGCGCTGGAACCCTCGGTATTCATGTTCGACGAACCTACTGCCGGCATGAGCGTGGACGACGTGCCCATCGTGCTGGACCTCATCCGCGAATTGAAGGCCGACACTTCCAAGACCATCCTGCTGGTCGAACACAAGATGGATGTCGTGCGCGAATTGGCCGACCGCATCGTCGTGCTGCACAACGGGCGGCTGATGGCCGATGGCGATCCGGCCACCGTGATCGCCTCGCCCATCGTGCAGCAAGCCTACCTGGGCATCAGCGCGCCGGAGGCGGCATGA
- a CDS encoding ABC transporter ATP-binding protein gives MTAHPLLELKDVHTHIGAYHILHGVNLSVPASAVTMLLGRNGAGKTTTLRTIMGLWRASQGQVCLDGKPIGGPGTRTSPPDMARMGMAYVPENMGIFGDLSVKENILLAARLARNAAQLDTARLEWIFGFFPALKKFWLHPAGKLSGGQKQMLAMARAIIEPRRLLLVDEPSKGLAPAIIQNMIDAFIELKQSSTTILLVEQNFNFARRVGDYAAIMDNGQVVHAGAMADLAADEALQTRLLGLSLGSHQ, from the coding sequence ATGACGGCGCATCCGCTCCTGGAACTGAAGGACGTGCACACGCACATCGGCGCGTATCACATCCTGCACGGCGTGAACCTGTCCGTGCCCGCCTCGGCGGTCACCATGCTGCTCGGGCGCAATGGCGCGGGCAAGACGACGACGCTGCGCACCATCATGGGATTGTGGCGCGCGTCGCAGGGTCAGGTCTGTCTGGACGGCAAGCCGATCGGCGGACCCGGCACGCGCACGTCGCCGCCCGACATGGCGCGCATGGGCATGGCCTACGTGCCCGAGAACATGGGCATCTTCGGTGACCTGTCCGTGAAGGAGAACATCCTGCTCGCGGCCCGCCTCGCCAGGAATGCCGCGCAACTGGATACCGCGCGGCTGGAGTGGATCTTCGGGTTCTTTCCCGCGCTGAAGAAATTCTGGCTGCATCCCGCCGGCAAGCTGTCGGGCGGACAGAAGCAGATGCTGGCCATGGCGCGCGCGATCATCGAGCCCCGGCGCCTGCTGCTGGTCGACGAACCAAGCAAGGGCCTGGCGCCAGCCATCATTCAGAACATGATCGACGCATTCATCGAACTCAAGCAGTCCAGCACCACCATCCTGCTGGTCGAGCAGAACTTCAACTTCGCCCGCCGCGTTGGCGACTACGCGGCGATCATGGACAACGGCCAGGTGGTGCACGCAGGCGCCATGGCCGACCTGGCCGCCGACGAGGCGTTGCAGACGCGCCTGTTGGGCCTCTCTCTGGGAAGCCATCAATGA